The genomic interval tgtgttggtatttGTCAgtatgtgttttgtatgtgtgtattgagaaatttgtgtgtgtgtgtgtgtgtatgtgtgtgtatgtgtgtgtgtttaaaaaacaacagtggcattatgtaaacaaaatggcatttaaagggttaaaatcctgaaaatgaatgaatatttggtggtTATGATctggactgatgttggttaaaaaatctaagccagtgaaagtggaaaataatattgatatataatatttttatgacagtttttgacgctgacatttttgtcctctaaggtactgtgtgattttttttggttttgttttttttaactctgactctacacaaaaaataataatgcatcaaaatcaatgttgttgctaatcactgacatatcACAGACTgtgataataaaattaaaataaataaataaataaataaataaaaaaaacaaacaaacaaacaaaacaaaaaaaaaaaaacaattccccttagcatttagtgtATGGAAAAgaattcatttgtgtgtgtgtgtgtgtgtgtgtgtgtgtatgtgtgtgtgtgtgtgtttatccataaaaaacaacagttgcATTATGTAAGCAAACTGttatttaaaggtttaaaatcctgaaaatgaatatttggtagttatgataaggactgatattggttaaaaaattaactaattgaaagtagaaaataattttattatggcagttttttgacgctgacatgtttgtcctctaaggacctctgagtaacttttttaaattgacgcacaagggttaactaATTACAAAGGGATCAATACAAAATCCGAATCAGTCCAAACTACCGTcttattttacagtgtaaaagGAGATGAGGAATGATTGATTGGTGTCTAGTCTTCTTCCGACCAATTGGAGTCGAGTATTTCCTGAGGCAGTGGCCAATCACAGAGCACGGAGCGGTATTTGAATCACGGAAAGGTCGTTATTTAAGCGACTTGTTTTGAGTTGGACAAGGAACACTCAGCAAGGCTAAACAGCGCTTTTTAAGcgtttatattttatttgagcGTCATTTATTAACCCGAGAGGGAGATCCAGTATGGAAACGCACGCTTTGGTGAGTAttatacacagaaaatgtttttatttcaccgCATTAGCTTCTGGTTTGCACAAGCAAGATATGTGTAGCCTCGCAACAGCTTTACGTCCGTTtaagttcttttagcaccttaaataattttaagttttACTTAATGGACAAGTTGGGCGTATATTGTCATTGTGGTAGTTCTTTATAATACGGTTACATTTGTTATTAACGTTAGTAAgtgcattaggtgtcatgaaccaacaataaacaacattttttttttttttttttttttttttttttagtttatcttcgttaatgttgataaaaatacaattgttctttgctaagtgcattagctaatgttaacaacattttgttaaaaaaaacaaaagctgaAATTCACATTGAatcaagattagtaaatgctgtaaaagtgttgttcaatgtgttaacaaatgtaactttattttaaagttgctttttttgtgtgtgtgtgtaggttaaATGGTTGCTGCTGTTATTGATCTGCATTGCTTTTAGGAGAACTTGAATTTGTGTTTTGGCTAAATTTTTACCTTCCACTTCCCATGCAGCACAATGCAGACAACCCTGTTTTCATCAGTGGCAAAGCCGGGCCTGTAAATGGTGGAGCGAAAAGGGCAGTGTTTTGTGAACTGTCCAACTTTGCCCACAAACCTTCTCAGGCCAAGGTGTGTTTCACCTCATTCAATGGATTCATTTGAACGATTGATGTTCCCACAACCACATGTGACTTTCCTCTTCTCTTGCCTTTCAGAAAGTTAAACCTGTACTACCTATGAAACCATCTGTTAAGCCAGCTGTTGTGCGACCTAAGCGTGCCCAGGTCCCCCACCCTGCTCCAGCTTTCCCCCCAGCTCGAGCTGATGTCAGCGTGAAGGAAGAGGAGCTCTGCCAAGCCTTTTCCAATAGCCTTTTTCCAGTTGAAGATATTGATGAAGGTGATGCTGACATGCCTCAGTTGTGTTCTGAATATGTGAAGGACATCTATGTGTATCTGCGGCGCCTTGAGGTATGTTCGACTTTGAACTTTCTTTGAACACTTACAAGCCCGTTCCTGCAGCCGCTTTTCTCTTGTAACAGGCTCAACAGTCGATCCGTCCCCGTTATATGCATGGTTACGATATCAATGGACGAATGCGAGCACTTCTGGTTGACTGGCTGATTCAGGTGCACTCAAGATTTCAGCTACTGCAGGAAACCCTTTACATGACTGTTGCCATCCTTGATCGTTTTCTCCAGGTAAGTGCTGTATGTGTTTTCTCTCCCATAACTTAATGTCATGTTTCATGCAGTTAATCCCCATTTTTCTTTCCCTTCAGGTTCAACCAGTGACCCGCAAGAAGCTCCAGCTAGTGGGTGTTACTGCAATGCTGATTGCTTGTAAATATGAGGAAAGGCATGTGCCAATGGTTGGGGACTTTGTCTACATCGCTGACGATGCCTTCACAAAAGCCCAGATTCGAGAGATGGAGATGTTGATTCTAAGTGAACTGAACTTTGAATTTGGACGACCTTTGCCCCTGCACTTTCTACGGAGGGCTTCAAAGGCGGGAAATGTATGTACAGCTTTTAGTGTAATAATTGTTGCTGTGGTGTGATCGATTTATTTACTAAAGTCAGAGCCTTCATTAAATGTCTTTGCACATGCTTTGTAGGCTGATGCTGAGAAACACACTCTTGCTAAATATTTTCTGGAGCTGACGCTTCTTGACTATGACATGGTGCACTATCTCCCTTCTGAAACTGCAGCTGCTGCTCTCTGCCTCTCTCAACTTGTGCTTGATGGGCAGAAATGGGTGAGTTGTGTATGTGggtttttattaatataatgtgAATTTAATGTCCGAATAATAAACATTCCTCACTGCCCACTTAATTGTTACTCCAGTTCATTGTGATTCAAATTTATCCTTTTTTGCTGCAAGTCATCAACCCAACAACACTACTCCTCGTATGATGAGGCCCACTTGAAGCCGATCATGCAGCACATtgccaaaaatgttattaatatcAGTGAGGGACTCTCCAAGCATGTGGTAAGgggtgtgtgcgtgcatgctATTTAAATCTTAAGCGTTTGGTACCATTAAGTAATTGTCTTGCACTCTTACAGACTGTGAGGAAAAAGTATTCAAGCAGTAAGCTCATGAAGATCTGCCTCATTCCCCAGTTGAAGTCTTCACTTGTAAAGGATCTGGCTGCACCATTGTTCTCTGGTTCTTGAGGATTGTTTTATTcccccatttattttattttttagaatgggAATGGACCATAAACCTGCACTTTATGCATCAGTCAGCTATTTTGGGAGATGGACTGCTGTTTTTAGACTGTACATACTCTTGAAATATCTGTATACTAAATGTTGTTTCTACTTTTTATAAAGATTAAGTTTTAAGATGAGGGTTTAACTTGGGTTTTACTGTTTCATTTTAGAAAAATGCTGGTGCtgtatttttatgctttaaatTTGGTGCTATGTGGGCAACTTGAAGATGAAATGCTAAAGTCTAAAGATCTCAAAGTTATGTCATGTTGACATGTACTTTGTCAGGGTCATAAATGAGTGGTGCTTTACAGTTAGTCTTGTTTTAACTTGAACGTGTACCATTATTCATACTTGTGGGACATAAGAGggaacttttaaaatgtaaaagataaCCAAAAATACAACTGCTCatgatttattaaaattaaagccCCAAAATATTTCCCCCCTGCTGTCAATGATATTGCACATATGtttaagtatgcaaaaaatgcagcTGATTAGAAACCATAGGCGCTGACATTTTAGACAACTGCTTGTTAAAAATGATCCAACAGAAAATGCCAAATTAAAACCTGCCAAGTACTATCTACAAATGAAAAATTAACCATTTTGTGTGAGACTTGTTTTATACTGCAAAATAAAGCACATCCACCCAAAGATGCACATTTCTGTAAAATACAGTAATATTCATGTAAACCATTTCCAAATTCTTTGACTAGTACTTTCTTGATCAAACAGTGGTTTGGATGACCTGATTAGAACATTTGTCTAAGGTTATGCTGATTAAGTGCTTTATACTACACTTACTGTACAGTAACTTGAGGACATGTGATTATGGGTCTATAAATGAAATAATGCATGGAAATAACATTGTTCTATAAAATTTAGTTTTACAAAACTTGCATTTCTTGCACAATTTTACATTCAGCATGCAACCAAGATTAACAATTTCATACACATACAGTCCATGGTTTTTAAGAGTTGCTGTGAATTTTATACATTTGGGATTCTCTAATCTAGAACCTGGAAggcaataaaatgttaaaatggtcATTAGCAGCAATATACTCTCCACTAAATCTATTGATTTGGACATGACTTCAAGagctttgaaaaataaaatcacaaacagCAGGTGACTAAATGCAAGCACTTTCATTTACATATAACATCTATCAATTTCAAaagcaaaattaaataaagacCAGTTCCCACATACAATGGCTACTTCATCTCTTCAAGTGAAATAAGATCACCTTAAATATCAATGACAGATGAACAAACCACATCAGAAATAAACTGTAGAAtgctataaatacaataaatagctttgaTCAGTGCCCACAAGGTATTAGTGCCCTGGAGAAAAGTTTAGTGGCGGTCATGGCCTGCTCTTCGGAATACAGCCGCACACTACACGTCTGTACCTTTAAGTGTTCATGGCAACAGAATGCAGAGCTTACGAGGAGTCAACCACAGCCATGGCACATCACTGTCCTTCATCTTCTGAATTTATATTTTCTCAATTTCCTTCCTTTATCTAATGAGTTTGCTGAGATTCAAAAACTCAGGCCTCGTCGACATCAGAAGAGGTTAGATCTTGGTCACGTAGTTGTTTGGAAAAAGGCCTTGTTTACCTCTCAGTCTACCTGTCCACCATCCAGAGGCATCtagacacaaaaaaaattaacaccatttaaaacaaatagaTTTTTGCTGTgtcaaaattatattaaaaagccCATATACTGTATCTTATGTGAAATAAGGCCATTTGTTCTTACAAAATATAGTATACCGATGTACATCTATGAACTAATGTTTGCACGCAACCTCTACTCCCTGCTCACCTTCTTTAACAATTTCAATGATGTCATCTGCATTGAAACTGAGCTCATCTGTATCTTGGGCATCATAAGCATAAAGAGCCTTACACTGAGGCACCTGGGGCTTGGGCTTGGGTGCAGGTTTGGGCCGGCCACCTCCTGGAGTGGGCCTGCTGGTGGACTGTCTGTGGGCCCTTAGAGAAAAGCACAGAGGACTTTAACATGATAGAGGCCGGGTGCTTCTGGAATCACATGTGATATTTGTTAGAAATCCATAGGGGAACATGCTTTATAAGCTGCAAGTGAAATTAAGTGTGAAGTCAACTATGAACTAcactctttaaagggatagttcacccaaaaatgaaaattctctcatcatttacccaccctcatgccatcccagatactgtatgtatgacttcctttcttcagcagaacacaaatgaaaaatatttctaaaatatttagaaaaatatttcagctgtgtagctCCAGGGAAtgttgatcagacctttgtagatccaaaaatcacataaaggaaacataaaagtaatccataagactccagtggttaaattcatatcttcagaagcaatataataggtgtgggtgagaaacagaacaatatttaagttattttttactctaaatctccactttaactttaggatgtgaaagtgaaactaaacaggcaccacatgtgactttcagatgtaaaagtaaaagtggagattaagAGTAAACAAAGgacacccacacttattatactgcttctgaagatatggatttaaaaactggagtcttatggattaattctatgtttcctttatgtgctttttggagctacaaaaggtctcagataaccattcacttgcattgaatggacctagagagctgaaatattcttctatagatctttgtttgtgttctgctgaggaaagaaactcatacacatctgggatggaatgagggtgagtaaatgatgacagaattctcatttttgggtgaactatgcctatAAGAACCAGTTTACAGTGTGATAGCTGCTGTGAGAGTTAGCGgtctgattttgttttgttagttTATGAGTTTCCCCACAAGGTGGCGACAGATATACATGTTTATTCACAGAGGTGCTGTCTGCCTGAACAAGTATACGGAGGGCAAATTCAATAAATCGATTTCCATAATAAAACTTATGCATGATGCTTAAGGATGCTTGCACACTAGATTTTACGTTGCATTAAAGTAAGCTACAAATCCATTGATTTAAATGGGTGTGACGCATTGCAAATATGTAGAGGAAAAACGCACAAGACGTGATGCTCTCTCATTGCCAAAAGTTGAAAGAAATTTATAATTTGCTGAAATGAACTCTGAAGTATGCTACTGGTAACAAATTAGAATTTCAGCCAGAGATGTATCATTTGTTCTTTCAGGATTCCAATTTGCTGTATTTCAAACGCTCCATCAGAACTTTCTCTAGTGTGTGAAGTGCCCTAATTCGGTTGATTCTCCACCTAATTCCAAAGCCCagaatccatttttttttaacattgtctttttcaGCTGTTGTAACAAAAGACCAATTATTACCCCTTCAACCTTCATGATGCGGTCTAAAGAGACCCTCATCATGACTACAACAGAGAAAATATTAGAAAATGCCCATTCCAAATCCCTTGACTTTTTTGAAGTTTCATGGAAACAACAATCTATTCTCCATTCAGTAACAAGACAGAAATCTTGTAAATCCatgcaatttaattatttaaagggatagttcacccaaaaggaaaattctgtaatcatttactttcccctcatgtttttccaaaccctatgaatttctttcttcagtgaaacataAAACgaatcacaattcactttcattgcatatttgtattttctccatacaatgaaagtgaatgattacCAAGACTGTCAGTACctgaacattctacctaacatttccttttatgtttccCTAAAGATAGAAAGTTatacatgtttgaaacaacattggGGTGGGGGGTTCAGGGGGAAGGGTAAATTATGACTAGAATATCCATTTTTTCcagaactattactttaaagaaATGAAATAGAGACCAGGGACAAGAAACTCTATATGATGGAGAGAGGATGCAAGGGTGGATTTAGAGTTGGACATCTTTGTTGTCTATCTATCAATAGTAAAAAATTAACCACAACCACTTCCACCTAACAGAAACTACACATGCTCAGACTCACATTCCTCCATTTCCAGATGCTTGGCGATTTCTGCTATGGTAAAGAAATACATGTGTGTTACACTCAAAAGCAGCTCGCTGTTTTGTCTGTGTGGATGATGTCTTGTAGATCTAAGAATCAGCAATGCATCAAGCAAcagacccttcgctaagccccgacCTTAAAACATTTATTGACCACATCtaccttagcaactgttgccttTCGCTATTTTCAGACCAGCTTTTGATTTTTTCAGAGAGCCAAATGGAGTCATGTGTGTTTTTGGTagttttaagcagaattttaCAGAAAATATCCAAAATTATGGCAAAAATATCTGTTGTCGAGTCACTTATAATCGTGACATGAGGTACCCAGAGAGGAAATACAAACTGCTTTTTTTTAGCTTATATAAATGTTGAGAATAACATGCTATGGAATAAACTATGTGTCAGCCTTCATTTCAAAATGAACATACATAACATCAATAAGAACACCTACATTTACTGCAAGGTAAATTTATGCTAATAACTTAACGTTTATGATTTAGGCCATAGCAGAGGagactgatgcaaaaaaaaaaaaaaataataataattgtaccatttatggcaatctcccattcattgcTATGTGACGTTCTACAAAGCCTGTTTGAGGAAGCAATGTTAGCCAAGGTGGACGGAGCTTAGTGAAGGATCAATTTGACAAATGTTTACAGAAACTACTATTCTTTATTATGTATGCTTTGGAACAATAGTTGTGAGCTTCTCACTAAAATAAATTTGTTGTTAACAAAAGCTGTATCATTTCAAAATGTCAGAGTGGATGCCTGTTTCCTCTCACCCTGCAGCCCCTTGATCTGGTACTTTAAGGAAATCCAGGTTGTGTTGCTGGGGTGCCTGTCTGCTGCCCCTGTCCTTGCGCTGACTGACATTAGTAGGCAGGAATGGGCGGGCTGTATTTCCTGATGTCAGCCTCTGATTGTTGTGATGTTGCGAGTTCCTTTGATTGGCGgtgtgatttgcattctttggcGCTCCATTCTGGTGAACAACTGCAGGGAACAAAACACAAGCTTAAGATCTTTTGAGTTTATGCatactgaataaaataaaaattaattagatAGTTGATTCCTGAGTCTCCAGGGAGTACTAGTTGAACTGCATAGTGATGTACCTGGGGGGCCAGGTGCGAAGCGTGTTGGGGTGTGGTGGTGCGATCTGGACATGTTGGAGCGGTTTTGAGTGATGATGCCTTTCTTCGTAGGACCTGGATGAGGGTTGTCAGTTATGATATGGTCAACATCAAGACTCTCTTTACAGGACACAGTGATGTAATGCTTGTATCATATGATTTCTTAAAACATAAGGAAATTCAATTCAAAGCTAGCACAAACTTCTTAAGAAACTGTAGGGATGTAGAAATCTTGCATGGTTTACAGTACcatatcaaacaaaacattttcttaatcttAATcggtcttgtttttcagtaaaaatatatttgaatggaGATTACttttcttatcccattggcagatagtttcttttcttgttttaaaggggtcatgacatgaggaatcattttttccttgatcttttcacatgtaagagttaattgtactataaaaacatactgtttaaGAACTCAAAACGTGCTCCTCATTGCAAAAAGagaatttgttgaaaccaagctgccaaaatgactcgttcttcacttcctctacactgtggtaaacatttgcatctgacaacaacaacacatcaacgcctactttaccttatcacctcCGTAGCCCTGACCTAttgtggtgagcagtgagatggcaaggagagagagcaggtcagaatgggggtggaaaataatcatattttacaaatatatgtaaaatatgatttatattagtttttttttattaattttttttgtgtgcaaaaaaaacGTTACTAGTTTAAGAAGTGAACCACAAGGAACATCGTAAATAatgaaaaaggcatgtcatgacccctttaagtataaatatcacaaaatgttgttagatttctctgagaACAATCTTATggaatatcttatgcaattttgcttctcaagttaatgcatcttgtttagatattttactggcaaacaaaataaaaatacaaagtaagaaaatttcaattttttttttgcagtgaagcaTTGTGGGTATAACAGATGAAAGGCTTGGGTCAACACTTACGTGAGTTCTTGGGCAGACCTGGTCCAATGCTGACCTGCAGCATTTTGTTTGAGGGTCGCAGCACAGCTACATCCCCTTGTCCCTGGATGAACTGCACCTGTCTGGATCCTCCTGCATTCCAGGGTCCCCATCCTTCTTTCTTTACTTTCATTTCCAGCCTGGAGGAAGAACAGGTCTAATCACAATCATTCTTTTATAAgcatacagtgaccccaaaatttatttggacacttaagccatgcacatttaaatatgtataaaagtcactgcattagataacaaatgaggcatttactgtattttaaagacagaACTTTAAGCACTTTAAACTTCTCACAAAAGATGTGTgctaggttgtgtgtgtgtgtatatatatatatatatatatatatatatatatatatatatatatatatatatatatatatatatatatatatacacacacacacacatacacacactaccagtcaaaagttttgaaacacttattcattattataaattacatttttttcttcacattttagaataaacaaaatccagaataaatcaaaactgtgttatattttagcatcttcaaagtagtcaccctttgcctagaattttcagacatgtactcttgacattttctcaaccaacttcttgaacttctttttaaacagtattgaaggagttccccatctatgttgggcacttattggctgattttctttattatttggtccaagtcatcaatttcaaaaacgttttttttttattattaaattttagttttataattaaataaattaatattgtggcacaattagatttttgtctacaaaactaatttcaaacatttaagcatacaccttcagatcaaaagatattcaagatcatgagaaacatttcagtcaagtatttcaaaacttttgaccggtagtgtatgtatatatatctatctatcacacacgtgtatatatatatatatatatatatatatatatatatatatatatatatatatatatatatatatatatatatatatatatataaatcatcaaaaaagaaacgtccctttttcaggacactgtattttaaagataattttgtaaaaatccaaataactttacagatctttattgtaaagggtttaaacaatgttttccatgcttgttcaatgaacaataaacaattaatgaacatgcacctgtggaacagtcattaagacactaacagcttacagacggaaggcaattaaggtcacagttataaaaacttaggacactaaagagacctttcttctgactctgaaaaacaccaaaagaaagattcccagggtccctgctcatctgtgtgaatgtgccttaggcatgctgcatggaggcatgaggactgcagatgtggccagggcaataaactgcaatgtccgtactgtgagatgcctaagacagcattacagggagacaggaaggacagctgatcgtccacgcagtggcagaccacgtgtaacaacacctgcacaggatcagtacatccgaatatcacacctgcgggacaggtacaggatggcaacaacaactgcccaagttacaccaggaacgcacaatccctccatcagtgctcagactgtccgcaataggctgagagaggctggactgagggcttgtaagcctgttgtaaggcaggtccttaccagacatcaccggcaataacgtcgcctatgggcacaaacccaccttcgcgggaccagacaggactggcaaaaattgctcttcactgacgagtcatggttttttctcaccaggggtgatggtcggactcgtatttatcgtcgaaggaatgagcgttacaccaaggcctgtactccgGAGCAGGATTGATTTGGAgctggagggtccgtcatggtttTGGgcggtgtcacagcatcatcggactgagcttgttgtcattgcaggcaatctcaatgctgtgcgttacagggaagacatcctcctccctcatgtggtacccttcctgcaggctcatcctgacatgaccctccagcatgacaatgccaccagccatactgctcgttctgtgcgtgatttcctgcaagacaggaatgtcagtgttctgctatggccagcgaagagcccggatctcaatcccattgagcacgtctgggacctgttggatcggagggtgagggctagggccattccccccagaaatgtccgggaacttgcaagtgccttggtggaagattggggtaacatctcacagcaagaactggcaaatctggtgcagtccatgaggaggagatgcactgcagtacttaatgcagctggtggccacaccagatactgactgttacttttgactttgttcagggacacattattccatttctgttagtcacatgtctgtgaaacttgttcagtttatgtcttagttgttgaatctttttatgttcatacaaatatttacacatgttaagtttgctgaaaattaaagcagttgaaagtgagaggacgtttctttttttgctgagtttgttaCCTGTGTAAACTAAATTATTTTGGGACGAGTTggataaaagtaattgcaaaagtaGCTATGAAAAGTAAAGTTATATCTAAGAAAAAGTCTAGCATCATttctttgcagatgccacttaaaataaaagtaatccatacgactccagtggttaaaaacatgtgttcagaagcgatctaataggtgcgggtgagaaacagataaacatttaagtcctatttgctataaatatacactttcacttccacattcttctttttttgtttttgggtgattttttgtgcatattgtcACCTATTGGTTGTGACTGGTCAAAGATgaagatttataggaaaaaaggac from Myxocyprinus asiaticus isolate MX2 ecotype Aquarium Trade chromosome 1, UBuf_Myxa_2, whole genome shotgun sequence carries:
- the LOC127444570 gene encoding G2/mitotic-specific cyclin-B2-like; protein product: METHALHNADNPVFISGKAGPVNGGAKRAVFCELSNFAHKPSQAKKVKPVLPMKPSVKPAVVRPKRAQVPHPAPAFPPARADVSVKEEELCQAFSNSLFPVEDIDEGDADMPQLCSEYVKDIYVYLRRLEAQQSIRPRYMHGYDINGRMRALLVDWLIQVHSRFQLLQETLYMTVAILDRFLQVQPVTRKKLQLVGVTAMLIACKYEERHVPMVGDFVYIADDAFTKAQIREMEMLILSELNFEFGRPLPLHFLRRASKAGNADAEKHTLAKYFLELTLLDYDMVHYLPSETAAAALCLSQLVLDGQKWSSTQQHYSSYDEAHLKPIMQHIAKNVINISEGLSKHVTVRKKYSSSKLMKICLIPQLKSSLVKDLAAPLFSGS